The following coding sequences are from one Triticum aestivum cultivar Chinese Spring chromosome 5A, IWGSC CS RefSeq v2.1, whole genome shotgun sequence window:
- the LOC123107374 gene encoding uncharacterized protein produces MEKARRRRVPAFGEWNYNYHHHEPEATAAAAWYATPEPEACSDVWFRYSPPPRNPTPKKTHASRRRRPDGDVSRERARASSDAAAAKSGGSRYQVWHVDEDLYKAPSPEPASHRRPRKKWSMWMGCLGLNSCVAS; encoded by the exons ATGGAG AAGGCGAGGAGGCGTCGCGTGCCGGCGTTCGGGGAGTGGAACTACAACTACCACCACCATGAGCCGGAGGCGACAGCGGCGGCCGCGTGGTACgccacgccggagccggaggcctGCAGCGACGTGTGGTTCAGGTACTCGCCTCCTCCACGCAATCCCACGCCCAAGAAGACGCatgcgagtcggcggcggcggccggatggCGACGTGTCCCGGGAGCGCGCTAGGGCGTCGTCGGACGCTGCCGCGGCCAAGAGCGGCGGCAGCAGGTACCAGGTGTGGCATGTCGACGAGGACCTGTACAAGGCGCCATCGCCGGAGCCCGCCTCCCACCGGCGGCCAAGGAAG AAATGGAGCATGTGGATGGGATGCCTGGGGCTCAACTCATGCGTCGCCTCCTGA